The Paracholeplasma brassicae genome contains a region encoding:
- a CDS encoding putative N-acetylmannosamine-6-phosphate 2-epimerase: protein MLEIIKGKLIVSCQALADEPLHGAHIMRKMAKAAKEGGAVAIRANGVDDIIAIKEETNLPVIGLVKRDYKECEVYITPTTKEIKELISSGCEVIAMDATNRCHPDNVSLKEKLDLIHEANLLAMADISTYEEALFAQSLGFDMVSTTLSGYTPYSRQAEGPDVELVAKLVKELKIPVIAEGKINCIEDIKKIKEQNPFSIVVGSAITRPQLITKRYVDAYLK from the coding sequence ATATTAGAGATAATTAAAGGCAAACTTATCGTAAGTTGTCAAGCACTAGCAGACGAACCACTTCATGGTGCGCACATCATGAGAAAAATGGCAAAAGCCGCAAAAGAAGGTGGTGCTGTTGCGATTCGTGCTAATGGTGTTGATGACATTATTGCGATTAAAGAAGAAACGAATCTACCGGTCATTGGTCTTGTAAAAAGAGATTATAAAGAGTGTGAGGTTTACATCACACCGACAACCAAAGAAATTAAAGAACTGATTTCATCTGGTTGTGAGGTTATTGCGATGGATGCGACAAACCGCTGTCATCCAGATAATGTTTCTTTAAAAGAGAAACTAGATTTAATCCATGAAGCAAATCTTTTGGCAATGGCAGATATTTCGACCTATGAAGAAGCACTTTTTGCACAAAGCTTAGGTTTTGATATGGTATCAACGACGTTATCCGGATATACGCCATATTCAAGACAAGCAGAAGGTCCGGATGTCGAACTTGTGGCTAAACTAGTCAAAGAGTTAAAGATTCCTGTCATTGCAGAAGGCAAGATTAACTGCATTGAAGACATCAAAAAGATTAAAGAACAAAACCCATTTTCAATTGTTGTTGGTAGTGCTATTACTAGACCACAATTAATTACAAAAAGATACGTCGATGCGTATTTAAAGTAA
- a CDS encoding sensor histidine kinase has product MNQKYHHYHSVKRLTIFIFLTMILSGLITLLITLSLIYVLKVELKFLRNPLYLLGMTLFASSLLATIITTLSSKNQMKELNDFLNAINQVSKGDFSIRLGVPKSPQMEVIYQNFNDMVSELSSIETLRNDFVSNFSHEFKTPIVSIKGFAKILLNGDLTKEEQTEYLDIIYQESTRLVMLSENTLNLTKLETQNIVFEKFNYPVDEQIRQCVLILQNEWEEKSLNLNLDLDDLTYLGSPELMQQLFINLISNSIKFSKQNGDIAISLKKVADGYLFIITDNGIGMDEQTSKRIFDKFYQGDLSHVTQGNGLGLSIVKRIVNLINGEITVKSVLNEGTTFLIKF; this is encoded by the coding sequence ATGAATCAAAAATACCATCACTATCATTCGGTCAAACGACTGACTATATTTATCTTTTTGACCATGATTCTTTCTGGTTTAATTACCTTACTCATCACTTTAAGCTTAATCTATGTATTAAAGGTTGAATTAAAGTTTCTTAGAAATCCACTTTACTTACTAGGGATGACGCTTTTTGCCTCGAGCTTGCTTGCGACAATCATCACAACACTCTCATCTAAGAACCAAATGAAAGAGCTAAATGATTTTCTTAATGCGATTAACCAAGTTTCAAAAGGTGATTTCAGTATTCGTTTAGGTGTACCTAAATCACCTCAGATGGAAGTAATTTATCAAAATTTTAATGACATGGTTAGTGAACTTTCAAGTATCGAAACACTTCGAAACGACTTTGTTTCAAACTTCTCACATGAATTTAAAACACCCATTGTATCCATTAAAGGTTTTGCAAAAATCCTTTTGAATGGCGACTTAACCAAGGAAGAACAAACCGAATACCTTGATATTATTTATCAAGAATCAACAAGGCTTGTGATGTTATCTGAAAACACACTAAATCTAACGAAACTAGAAACACAAAACATCGTTTTTGAAAAGTTCAACTACCCTGTAGACGAACAAATCAGACAGTGCGTTTTAATTTTACAAAACGAATGGGAAGAAAAATCTTTAAATCTTAACTTAGACCTTGACGACTTAACGTATTTAGGAAGTCCTGAGTTAATGCAGCAGTTATTTATTAACTTGATTAGCAACTCGATTAAATTTTCTAAACAAAACGGGGATATCGCCATTTCGCTAAAAAAAGTGGCTGATGGCTATCTCTTTATAATAACTGATAATGGTATTGGCATGGATGAACAAACATCAAAGCGAATCTTTGATAAGTTCTATCAAGGCGATTTGTCACATGTAACTCAAGGCAACGGGCTTGGTCTATCTATCGTTAAACGTATTGTCAATTTGATTAACGGCGAAATCACTGTTAAAAGTGTCTTAAACGAGGGAACGACTTTCCTTATCAAATTTTAA
- a CDS encoding response regulator transcription factor produces the protein MARILVVDDDKNTRRLISVSLNKNNDILLATNGIEAVKLFEQNVVDLLIIDVMMPQMDGYELTKLLRETNNNNPILMLTSKHAIMDKQKGYSLGIDDYLTKPFDPIELQLRVDALLRRAQVSNKHILTINTITLNKRSLEVTTPKETMLLPKKEFDLLFKLLSYPNVIFTKYQLMDEIWGMSNDSDDHTINVHINRLRNRFAAYDDFELRTIRGLGFKAVTKQ, from the coding sequence ATGGCAAGAATACTAGTGGTTGATGATGATAAAAATACGAGAAGACTGATTTCTGTCTCTCTTAACAAAAACAACGATATTTTATTAGCAACAAACGGTATTGAGGCCGTTAAACTGTTTGAACAAAACGTTGTTGATTTATTGATTATCGATGTCATGATGCCACAAATGGATGGCTATGAATTAACCAAACTCTTAAGAGAAACCAATAACAATAACCCAATCTTGATGCTTACCTCAAAACACGCCATCATGGATAAGCAAAAAGGCTATTCACTGGGGATTGATGACTATTTAACCAAACCATTTGACCCTATTGAACTACAGCTTAGAGTTGATGCGTTATTAAGACGCGCACAAGTGTCAAACAAACACATCTTAACGATAAACACCATCACACTTAATAAACGCTCACTTGAAGTCACCACTCCAAAGGAGACCATGCTTTTACCAAAAAAGGAATTTGATCTTCTCTTTAAACTCTTGAGTTACCCCAACGTCATATTCACAAAATATCAATTAATGGATGAAATATGGGGGATGTCAAATGACTCTGATGATCACACCATCAATGTCCACATTAATCGGTTAAGAAACCGATTTGCCGCATACGATGATTTTGAACTACGAACCATCAGAGGTCTAGGTTTTAAGGCGGTGACTAAACAATGA
- a CDS encoding ATP-binding cassette domain-containing protein: MLQLRDIKKNYIIGQLKIKALKGVSLDFRKNEFVAILGQSGSGKTTLMNLIGGLDQYTSGDLLINGKSTKDFLDKDWDNYRNKRIGFIFQSYNLIPHQTVIANVELAMTLSGISSEERKKRAIEVLTEVGLDDQLYKKPNQLSGGQMQRVAIARALVNNPEVLLADEPTGALDTKTSEQIMNLIKKVASDRLVIMVTHNPDLAASYANRVIKMSDGLITDDSNPYDASKDVVFKNQVESIKQIEKQTKKKTRDKTSMSFTTALSLSLKNLFTKKGRTILTAIAGSIGIIGVALILSLSTGMNNYIDKIQRDTLSSNPLTISETAFDLNAAMSALEDIKVFEKFPTQKKVFVEQVISAEDVMKRNDITESYITFLEENLKEEWVLDVTYQTGLTLDIYDVKDVNETKVYSKLQTEAQSGGPFGGGASPWTMLVNDDFINDQYDVIEGRLPKDKSELVLIVDQYNKVSETVLERLGLKEAGDDLEEVDFSTIFDKEYELTLNDQIYVNVDGVFRLKAPQTINFDETLTLKVVGIIRQNEQTDQSVHSTGFGYMKELYNYVQTESMNSEIVSFMKDNPNLNPLTGTAINEATYKTVLRMFGGNDIPNTINIYPSSFEAKENIKETLINYNKENKDSAIYYTDLAELLGNFFQQMVNTVSYVLIAFTSISLVVSSIMIGIITYVSVLERTKEIGILRAIGARKKDITRVFNAETFLIGGLAGFIGVFISYLLSFPINSIVYNLTEVKNISTLSLPSAIVLIVISIGLTVLAGLIPARGASKKDPVLALRTE, translated from the coding sequence ATGTTACAACTTAGAGACATAAAAAAGAATTATATTATTGGACAATTAAAAATAAAAGCACTAAAAGGCGTATCACTCGATTTTCGAAAAAATGAGTTTGTTGCGATCTTAGGACAAAGTGGTTCAGGTAAAACCACATTGATGAATTTGATTGGTGGTCTTGATCAGTACACCAGTGGTGATTTATTAATCAATGGCAAATCAACCAAGGACTTTTTAGATAAAGACTGGGATAATTACCGTAACAAGCGTATTGGCTTTATCTTTCAAAGCTACAACTTAATTCCACACCAAACGGTCATCGCAAACGTCGAATTAGCGATGACGTTATCAGGGATATCATCTGAAGAACGTAAAAAACGAGCAATCGAAGTATTAACGGAGGTTGGACTAGATGATCAGTTGTATAAAAAACCCAACCAGTTATCTGGTGGTCAAATGCAACGTGTCGCTATCGCAAGAGCTTTAGTTAATAACCCAGAGGTCTTACTCGCGGATGAGCCGACGGGTGCGCTTGATACAAAAACCTCAGAACAGATCATGAATTTAATTAAAAAAGTGGCAAGTGATCGTCTAGTTATCATGGTGACACATAACCCGGATTTAGCTGCGTCATACGCCAATCGTGTCATTAAAATGTCGGATGGTTTGATTACCGATGACTCTAATCCATACGACGCGTCTAAGGATGTGGTGTTTAAAAACCAAGTCGAATCCATTAAGCAAATCGAAAAACAAACAAAGAAAAAAACTAGGGATAAAACCTCAATGAGTTTTACGACGGCTTTATCACTTTCGCTTAAAAACTTATTTACCAAAAAAGGACGCACGATTTTAACCGCCATTGCGGGTTCAATCGGAATTATCGGGGTTGCTTTAATCCTTAGTTTATCAACGGGTATGAACAACTACATTGATAAAATTCAAAGAGATACCCTCTCAAGTAACCCACTAACGATTAGTGAAACGGCGTTTGACTTAAATGCAGCGATGAGTGCCCTTGAAGACATCAAAGTGTTTGAGAAGTTCCCAACTCAAAAGAAAGTATTTGTTGAACAGGTGATTTCGGCTGAGGACGTGATGAAACGTAATGACATTACGGAAAGCTACATTACCTTCCTAGAAGAAAACTTAAAAGAAGAATGGGTGCTTGACGTGACTTATCAAACGGGGCTAACATTAGATATCTATGATGTAAAAGATGTCAACGAAACTAAAGTCTACAGTAAACTTCAAACCGAGGCACAATCTGGTGGACCATTTGGCGGTGGGGCAAGTCCTTGGACGATGCTCGTCAATGACGATTTTATTAATGACCAATATGATGTCATTGAAGGCCGTCTTCCAAAAGATAAAAGTGAACTAGTCTTGATCGTTGATCAATACAACAAAGTCTCTGAAACGGTCTTAGAACGTTTAGGTTTAAAAGAAGCAGGCGATGATTTAGAAGAAGTTGATTTTAGTACCATCTTTGATAAAGAATACGAGTTAACTTTAAATGATCAAATCTATGTGAATGTGGATGGGGTGTTTCGCTTAAAAGCGCCACAAACCATCAATTTTGATGAAACGTTAACCTTAAAAGTGGTTGGAATCATTAGACAAAATGAGCAAACCGATCAATCGGTTCACTCGACTGGTTTTGGTTATATGAAAGAACTTTATAACTACGTTCAAACTGAAAGCATGAATTCAGAAATCGTTTCATTCATGAAGGATAACCCTAATCTAAATCCGCTTACAGGTACAGCCATCAATGAGGCAACTTATAAGACGGTATTGCGTATGTTTGGTGGTAATGACATACCAAACACCATTAATATTTACCCATCAAGCTTTGAAGCAAAAGAAAATATTAAAGAGACATTAATCAATTACAATAAGGAAAATAAGGACAGTGCGATTTATTACACAGACTTGGCGGAATTACTTGGTAATTTCTTCCAACAAATGGTCAATACCGTCTCTTATGTCTTAATTGCCTTTACATCGATTTCACTTGTGGTTTCATCCATCATGATTGGGATTATCACCTACGTATCCGTGCTTGAACGTACCAAAGAAATTGGTATCCTAAGAGCGATTGGGGCTAGAAAAAAAGATATCACACGCGTGTTTAACGCAGAAACCTTCTTAATCGGTGGGTTGGCTGGATTTATTGGGGTATTTATCTCTTATCTCTTATCCTTCCCAATCAATTCGATTGTCTATAATTTAACGGAGGTTAAGAACATCTCAACCTTATCATTACCAAGTGCGATCGTACTGATTGTTATTTCAATCGGATTAACGGTCTTGGCTGGTTTAATTCCTGCTAGAGGGGCCTCTAAGAAAGACCCAGTGCTTGCGCTTAGAACTGAATAA
- a CDS encoding glycerophosphodiester phosphodiesterase family protein: protein MKNTFLTLFSYLMYNFKTLAIFESIYRLLGIFLLFPFISFMFQFALRLNGIVYLTNKNILNFLSSYQTILVLLFLFIIIAFYLLVEFIFLSVLFDASQRKFKLSIQLLVYYSALRLKSKILKKHIFVLVPTFLFFIIVESIYFSLGTNLFKIPDVLVNQIREIPYFTPLLYFIFLLLFLSFIETVHTVSLYQQEQMTFKKAYKVSRQMLSKKRLRMVTEFIVLNLVLNGLFYLLYLLLVYVVGFSVSLITQQPYILGIILSAIYALYLILTLVSSVFLIPMNFALLRVWYAFSSKTNLTDEVETYAVKEEIKLNYPLIKKGLILTFIAVFLFNLTNFISLGNQDRSYAEYFNYPEIIAHRGSSFEAPENTLAAFNLAIEQGVDGIEFDVRGTEDHIPVVIHDATTRRTTNDITSNLVSRVTYDYLSQLDAGSFFSLDYRGEKIPTLAESLSVIKGSARVFVELKVSSTSLEELTMELLSIYDMLDEAVIMSFDYRQLNRIKDNYPMVKTMLLVPIFYGNIDPILSYRYIDYYGFSYQMILTYPEYIEKAHQLGKSIYAWTVNSESSIRKVVNSDVDGIITDKPLLAMEIASKKNLPSFLDEILDIFNRK, encoded by the coding sequence ATGAAAAACACCTTTCTGACTTTGTTTTCTTATTTAATGTATAATTTTAAGACACTTGCCATATTTGAGTCGATCTACCGCTTACTAGGTATTTTTTTACTCTTTCCATTTATCTCATTTATGTTTCAGTTTGCCTTAAGACTCAATGGCATTGTCTATTTAACAAACAAGAATATATTGAATTTTTTATCCAGTTACCAAACCATTTTAGTTCTTCTATTCTTATTTATCATTATCGCTTTTTACTTACTCGTTGAGTTTATATTTCTTTCCGTTTTGTTTGACGCAAGTCAAAGAAAATTCAAACTCTCCATCCAATTGCTCGTGTATTACAGCGCACTTCGACTAAAATCTAAAATTCTAAAAAAGCACATATTTGTCTTAGTGCCTACGTTCCTATTCTTCATTATCGTCGAATCGATTTATTTTTCATTAGGTACCAATCTATTTAAAATTCCTGATGTCTTGGTCAATCAAATTCGAGAGATTCCTTATTTTACCCCACTTCTCTATTTCATTTTTCTTCTTCTTTTTTTAAGCTTTATCGAAACTGTCCATACCGTCAGTCTTTACCAACAAGAGCAGATGACTTTTAAGAAGGCTTATAAAGTATCTCGCCAAATGCTTAGTAAGAAACGACTGCGCATGGTGACGGAATTTATTGTGTTGAATTTGGTCTTAAACGGTCTTTTTTATCTACTGTATTTGTTATTGGTGTATGTGGTTGGTTTTTCAGTTAGCCTCATCACACAACAACCTTATATCCTTGGTATTATCTTATCTGCTATTTATGCCTTATATTTAATATTAACACTGGTTTCCTCGGTATTCTTAATTCCGATGAACTTCGCACTTTTACGTGTATGGTACGCTTTTTCTTCTAAAACGAATCTAACCGATGAAGTTGAAACATATGCCGTCAAAGAAGAAATCAAACTCAACTACCCTTTAATCAAAAAAGGATTGATTTTGACATTTATTGCCGTTTTCCTCTTCAACTTAACGAACTTCATCTCCTTAGGAAATCAAGACAGAAGTTATGCCGAATATTTTAACTACCCAGAGATTATTGCACACAGAGGGTCTTCTTTTGAAGCCCCTGAAAACACCTTAGCGGCTTTTAATCTCGCCATTGAGCAAGGCGTTGATGGCATTGAATTTGATGTTAGAGGAACCGAAGATCACATACCGGTTGTGATTCATGATGCCACGACAAGACGAACAACAAACGACATAACTTCTAATCTAGTCTCTCGTGTCACTTATGATTATTTAAGTCAATTAGACGCGGGTAGTTTCTTTTCACTTGATTACCGAGGTGAAAAAATACCGACATTGGCGGAGTCATTGTCTGTCATCAAAGGTAGTGCGAGGGTGTTTGTTGAACTAAAAGTTTCCTCTACTTCACTTGAAGAATTGACAATGGAACTTCTTTCTATCTATGACATGCTTGATGAAGCAGTCATCATGTCGTTTGATTATCGTCAACTTAACCGGATTAAAGATAACTACCCAATGGTAAAAACCATGTTGCTAGTCCCTATTTTTTATGGCAACATCGATCCAATCTTATCTTATCGATACATCGATTATTATGGATTTTCTTATCAAATGATCCTAACCTATCCAGAATACATCGAAAAAGCACACCAATTAGGTAAATCCATTTACGCTTGGACCGTCAACTCAGAATCAAGCATAAGAAAAGTCGTGAACAGTGACGTTGATGGCATCATCACCGATAAACCATTACTTGCAATGGAAATCGCAAGTAAGAAAAACTTACCTTCTTTCTTAGATGAAATACTAGACATATTCAATCGAAAATAA
- a CDS encoding class I SAM-dependent rRNA methyltransferase: protein MENCKIYLKPGEEVRLNEGHPWVYSNEIKNIVGHIKTGDLAYVYSSKNVFVGKGYLNTNSKIFVRLLSRIENQPIDDAFFKDLIHKANQSRIDLGYRNSYRAFFGESDGIPGLIVDKYGEYLSIQILSLPIDERKELFIQLLVEEFNPLGIYERSDVAVRKKEGLPLFKGVVYGDVPEKIAIKENELDMRVDLINGQKTGFFLDQQDNHNAIKPYVKNKKVLDCFSNIGGFGLHAAYHGAKEVICLDISERATNDIMENAKINGLSQVSTKTVNVFDQLRDYVKDNVKFDVIVLDPPAFTKSKEKLDNAYQGYKEINLQALKLINDGGYLVTASCSSFMTPDLFLSMLQEAAVDSNKMVQMVEFRIQSKDHPARLGSEETLYLKLVVLRVLPKR from the coding sequence ATGGAAAACTGTAAAATATATTTAAAACCTGGTGAGGAAGTGCGTTTAAACGAAGGTCACCCTTGGGTTTATTCAAATGAAATTAAAAACATTGTTGGTCACATCAAGACAGGCGATCTTGCCTACGTCTACTCATCTAAAAACGTGTTTGTTGGTAAAGGTTATCTAAACACCAATTCAAAAATATTTGTTCGTTTGTTGTCGCGAATTGAGAACCAACCAATCGATGACGCTTTTTTTAAAGACTTAATCCATAAAGCCAATCAAAGTCGTATCGACTTAGGTTATCGCAATTCCTATCGTGCCTTTTTCGGAGAGTCCGATGGAATTCCAGGTTTGATTGTTGATAAGTATGGCGAGTATTTATCCATTCAAATCTTATCATTACCGATTGATGAGCGTAAAGAGCTATTTATCCAATTACTTGTCGAAGAATTTAACCCGCTTGGTATTTACGAACGTTCAGACGTCGCGGTAAGAAAAAAAGAAGGTTTACCTCTTTTTAAAGGGGTGGTTTATGGCGATGTCCCTGAAAAGATTGCCATTAAAGAAAATGAACTCGACATGCGTGTTGATTTAATTAATGGTCAAAAGACAGGTTTCTTTTTGGATCAACAAGACAACCACAACGCGATTAAACCATACGTTAAAAATAAAAAAGTACTCGATTGCTTTTCAAACATCGGTGGGTTTGGTTTACATGCCGCCTACCATGGCGCAAAAGAGGTCATTTGTCTGGATATTTCAGAACGAGCAACCAACGATATCATGGAAAATGCCAAAATCAATGGCTTATCTCAAGTATCGACAAAAACAGTCAACGTCTTTGATCAATTAAGAGACTACGTCAAAGATAACGTTAAATTTGACGTTATCGTCTTAGACCCACCAGCGTTTACCAAATCGAAAGAAAAACTTGATAATGCGTATCAGGGCTACAAAGAGATTAATCTTCAAGCGCTGAAGTTAATCAATGACGGCGGTTACTTAGTCACCGCTTCTTGTTCTTCATTTATGACGCCTGACTTGTTCTTAAGTATGCTTCAGGAAGCTGCCGTTGATTCAAATAAAATGGTACAAATGGTTGAGTTTCGAATTCAATCAAAGGACCATCCAGCCAGACTCGGCAGTGAAGAAACACTTTACTTGAAACTGGTTGTCTTAAGGGTTTTACCGAAACGATAG